A window of Mucilaginibacter sp. PAMC 26640 contains these coding sequences:
- a CDS encoding HxlR family transcriptional regulator has translation MKDKLNYSQEACDTHHRAIQDTMDILSGKWKLRIVGSLSLGKKRFTALKVHIEGIAAKMLSKELQDLETNGLVSRKVIKTKQIFVEYELTEYGNSLKPIIDEMVTWGIRHRQRLKD, from the coding sequence ATGAAAGACAAACTTAACTACAGTCAGGAGGCGTGTGATACCCATCATAGGGCTATACAAGATACGATGGACATCCTGTCGGGAAAATGGAAATTACGGATTGTTGGCTCATTAAGCCTCGGCAAGAAGCGCTTTACGGCACTGAAAGTTCATATTGAAGGTATCGCTGCCAAGATGTTGTCTAAAGAGTTGCAAGATCTTGAAACTAATGGATTGGTCAGCCGTAAAGTAATAAAAACGAAACAAATATTCGTTGAATACGAGCTTACAGAATACGGTAATTCACTAAAGCCTATAATTGACGAAATGGTTACATGGGGAATACGGCACAGACAACGCTTAAAAGATTAG
- a CDS encoding ribose-phosphate pyrophosphokinase (catalyzes the formation of 5-phospho-alpha-D-ribose 1-phosphate from D-ribose 5-phosphate and ATP), producing the protein MPLQFNTVKLFAGSGSLDLSKHIAASYGQELGDVVLSRFSDGEFQPHFNESIRGCDVFLIQSTHQPTDNLMELLMMIDAARRASAHYIIAVIPYFGLARQDRKDKPRVAIGSKLVANLLVAAGINRIMTMDLHAAQIQAFFDVPVDHLDASIIFVPYIKSLGLGNLTIASPDMGGSYRARSFAKFFNAEVVICDKRRKRANEIESMTIIGDVTDQDIVLIDDICDTAGTLAKAAGLIMERGARSVRAVCTHPVLSGKAYETIENSALTELIVTDTIPLKHSSPKIRVLTTAELFAKAISNVNEHGSISQLFRVD; encoded by the coding sequence ATGCCTTTACAGTTTAATACAGTTAAGCTATTTGCAGGTTCCGGTTCGCTGGACCTGTCAAAACACATCGCGGCATCTTACGGCCAGGAACTGGGCGACGTGGTGCTTTCGCGGTTCAGCGATGGCGAATTTCAACCACACTTTAACGAGAGTATCCGCGGTTGCGACGTGTTTTTGATCCAGAGCACTCATCAGCCTACCGATAACCTGATGGAACTGCTGATGATGATAGATGCCGCCCGTCGTGCATCTGCCCATTACATCATCGCCGTAATTCCTTACTTCGGGTTAGCCAGGCAGGATAGAAAAGATAAGCCACGCGTGGCCATCGGTTCAAAACTGGTTGCAAATTTATTGGTAGCCGCCGGTATTAACCGCATTATGACGATGGACCTGCACGCTGCGCAGATCCAGGCGTTTTTTGATGTGCCGGTAGATCATTTGGATGCTTCTATCATATTTGTGCCTTATATTAAAAGCCTTGGTTTAGGTAACTTAACCATTGCATCGCCGGATATGGGCGGATCCTACAGGGCCCGCAGCTTCGCGAAGTTTTTTAATGCCGAAGTTGTTATTTGCGATAAGCGCCGTAAACGCGCCAACGAGATAGAAAGCATGACCATTATTGGTGATGTAACCGACCAGGACATTGTATTGATAGATGATATCTGCGATACTGCCGGTACGCTGGCTAAAGCTGCAGGTTTAATTATGGAGCGCGGCGCCAGAAGTGTTCGGGCAGTTTGTACACACCCTGTATTATCAGGCAAAGCGTATGAAACTATTGAGAACTCGGCTTTAACAGAGCTGATTGTTACCGATACCATCCCTTTAAAACACAGCAGCCCTAAAATAAGGGTACTTACCACGGCCGAGCTGTTTGCAAAAGCGATAAGCAATGTAAATGAGCATGGGTCGATAAGCCAGTTGTTTAGGGTAGATTAA
- a CDS encoding peptidase M1 — MRLNLIAGCSLAIMAVSGVSQAQQTPPAPPVSTYNYHDAFAPLFYTKNGSEFRAADGQPGPKYWQNRADYQLAATLNDQSNEITGTEVLNYTNNSPQNLGFLWMQLDQNLFKADSRGTAIIPPSGSRNGGRGQMPDGGYKIKSVKAGGVDVKYMINDTRMQIFLPEAVKANGGQIKLNIEYSYIVPEYGSDRTGIQTTKNGKIYTIAQWYPRMYVYDDVMGWNALPYTGPSEFYLEYGDFDLSITAPANHIVVASGELQNPQEVYTPEQLKRWAEAEKSESTVIIRSADEVTQASSRPAGKKELTWKFKIKNARDASWASSAAFIIDAAKMNLPSGKKSTAISAYPVESNGNDAWGRSTEYVKKSIEFNSQKWFEYPYPAATAVAGIVGGMEYPGIVFCGSRAKKSQLWGVNDHEFGHTWFPMIVGSNERLYGWMDEGFNTFINTLTTADFNKGEYAPKRPQDMQRVGEFLTRPALEPVMSNPENLKEANNGILLYFKPGMGLTLLREQVLGPERFDFAFRTYVARWAFKHPTPDDFFRTMENASGESLQWFWRGWILNNWRLDVAVNDVKYVNDSPANGALITITNMDKMAMPAILDIKLKSGKTDRLKLPVEIWERNSTFTIKYASTEEIESVTYDPDKVLPDYNPDNNVWKKQ, encoded by the coding sequence ATGAGATTAAACCTGATCGCCGGCTGCTCGCTGGCTATTATGGCCGTTAGCGGTGTTAGCCAGGCACAGCAAACCCCGCCAGCCCCCCCCGTGTCTACCTACAATTACCATGATGCCTTTGCGCCGCTGTTCTATACCAAAAATGGTTCGGAATTCAGGGCAGCGGATGGTCAGCCTGGCCCAAAATACTGGCAAAACCGTGCGGATTACCAATTAGCCGCCACGCTGAACGACCAGAGTAACGAGATCACCGGCACCGAAGTGCTTAATTATACTAACAACAGCCCGCAAAACCTGGGTTTTTTATGGATGCAGCTGGATCAGAATTTGTTTAAAGCAGATTCGCGCGGTACGGCTATTATCCCGCCAAGCGGAAGCCGTAACGGCGGCCGGGGACAAATGCCCGATGGCGGTTACAAGATCAAATCTGTAAAAGCAGGCGGCGTTGATGTAAAATACATGATCAATGATACCCGTATGCAGATCTTTTTACCGGAAGCGGTAAAAGCCAACGGCGGTCAAATAAAGCTCAATATCGAATACTCCTACATCGTTCCGGAGTATGGGTCTGACCGTACCGGCATCCAAACTACCAAGAACGGTAAGATCTATACCATTGCGCAATGGTACCCGCGCATGTATGTTTACGATGATGTAATGGGATGGAATGCATTGCCCTATACCGGTCCCAGCGAATTTTACCTGGAGTACGGCGATTTTGACCTGAGCATTACCGCACCGGCTAACCACATTGTTGTAGCATCGGGCGAGTTGCAGAATCCACAAGAGGTGTATACCCCCGAGCAATTAAAACGCTGGGCGGAAGCAGAGAAAAGCGAATCGACCGTGATCATCCGCTCTGCCGACGAGGTAACGCAGGCGTCGTCGCGCCCGGCAGGCAAAAAAGAACTGACCTGGAAATTCAAGATCAAGAATGCGCGTGATGCTTCATGGGCTTCTTCTGCAGCTTTCATCATCGATGCTGCTAAGATGAATTTGCCAAGCGGTAAAAAATCAACCGCCATATCTGCCTACCCGGTAGAAAGCAATGGCAATGATGCATGGGGCCGCTCTACCGAATATGTGAAAAAGTCTATCGAGTTCAATTCACAAAAATGGTTCGAATATCCTTACCCTGCTGCAACAGCTGTTGCGGGTATCGTAGGCGGTATGGAGTACCCGGGTATTGTTTTTTGTGGGTCGAGAGCAAAAAAGAGCCAGCTTTGGGGAGTTAATGATCATGAGTTCGGCCACACCTGGTTCCCGATGATCGTGGGTTCTAACGAGCGTCTTTACGGCTGGATGGATGAAGGTTTTAATACTTTCATCAATACCCTTACCACCGCCGATTTTAACAAAGGGGAATATGCACCCAAGAGGCCACAGGACATGCAGCGCGTGGGAGAGTTTTTGACCCGCCCCGCGCTGGAACCAGTGATGAGCAATCCCGAAAATCTGAAAGAAGCAAATAACGGCATACTTTTATACTTTAAACCGGGAATGGGTTTAACCCTGTTGCGCGAGCAAGTCTTAGGCCCAGAGCGTTTCGATTTTGCATTCAGGACCTATGTAGCCCGCTGGGCATTTAAGCACCCCACACCAGATGATTTCTTCCGCACGATGGAAAATGCATCGGGCGAAAGTCTGCAATGGTTCTGGAGGGGCTGGATCTTAAATAACTGGCGCCTGGATGTTGCTGTTAACGATGTGAAGTACGTAAACGATAGCCCGGCTAACGGCGCGCTGATCACCATAACCAATATGGATAAGATGGCCATGCCGGCGATATTGGATATCAAACTGAAAAGCGGCAAAACAGACCGCCTGAAGTTACCTGTAGAGATTTGGGAGCGTAACAGCACCTTTACAATAAAATATGCTTCTACCGAAGAGATAGAATCGGTAACCTATGATCCGGATAAAGTATTACCGGATTACAATCCGGATAATAACGTCTGGAAAAAGCAATAA
- a CDS encoding short-chain dehydrogenase, with protein sequence MKTVLITGANRSIGLETAKQLSKRGLFVYLGTRNLEKGQAVVADLHDAGFQNIKAIQIDVTKLDTILAAKDIVEKEQGKLDILINNAGISKGFPESVLTTSINDIQEVFDTNYFGIIRVTQTFIELLKKSENPRISNITSGLGSLNLQSDPNWKYYQVKLASYVPSKALVNAYTILLAYELKDLPFKVNAIDPGYTATDFNQHSGPGTVESAANFIIKHTLTDENAPTGTFFSNDIEDESGVSPW encoded by the coding sequence ATGAAAACAGTACTAATTACAGGCGCGAACAGAAGCATTGGTTTAGAGACAGCCAAACAACTTTCAAAAAGAGGATTGTTTGTCTATTTAGGCACACGTAACCTTGAAAAAGGACAAGCAGTTGTAGCAGATTTACATGACGCCGGTTTTCAGAATATCAAGGCTATTCAAATTGATGTTACCAAACTTGATACGATTTTAGCAGCAAAAGATATTGTAGAAAAAGAACAAGGAAAATTAGACATTTTGATAAACAATGCCGGTATAAGCAAAGGCTTTCCCGAAAGTGTTTTGACAACTTCCATTAACGACATCCAAGAAGTATTTGATACCAACTATTTTGGCATAATTCGAGTAACGCAAACTTTTATTGAATTACTCAAAAAGTCAGAAAATCCAAGAATAAGCAATATTACTTCGGGACTCGGTTCGTTAAATTTGCAAAGCGACCCAAATTGGAAATATTATCAGGTTAAACTTGCAAGTTATGTGCCTTCAAAGGCTCTTGTAAATGCTTATACTATTCTTTTAGCATATGAATTAAAAGATTTGCCATTTAAAGTAAATGCGATTGACCCGGGCTATACTGCGACTGATTTTAACCAACATAGCGGACCAGGAACAGTGGAAAGTGCAGCAAATTTCATAATTAAACATACATTGACAGATGAGAATGCACCCACTGGAACATTTTTTAGCAATGATATAGAAGATGAAAGCGGAGTAAGCCCCTGGTAA
- a CDS encoding 50S ribosomal protein L25/general stress protein Ctc: MKSIAISGSPRENVGKRDAKELRYQGLVPAVLYGGPTQTHFSVSAADLRAVIYTPVVHFIDITVAGVTSQAIIKDTQFHPLTEQLIHIDFLLLDENKPITIEIPVKLTGTSPGVKVGGKLVQKLRKLRVKALPKDHLDNIEVSISELEVGKSVKVSEINLPNLTLTNAQEDTIVSVTTSRALRQAEQEAGKK, translated from the coding sequence ATGAAATCAATTGCTATTAGCGGTTCTCCAAGAGAGAACGTAGGGAAACGTGACGCAAAAGAGCTGCGCTACCAAGGTTTGGTACCTGCAGTACTTTACGGTGGGCCAACCCAAACCCACTTTTCTGTGTCCGCAGCTGATTTGAGAGCCGTAATTTATACTCCGGTTGTTCATTTCATCGACATTACAGTTGCAGGTGTTACTTCACAGGCTATCATTAAAGATACCCAGTTCCACCCGTTAACAGAACAACTTATCCATATCGACTTTTTGTTGTTAGATGAGAACAAACCAATCACTATCGAGATCCCTGTAAAATTAACAGGTACTTCTCCGGGTGTTAAAGTGGGTGGTAAATTGGTACAGAAATTACGCAAACTGCGTGTTAAAGCTTTACCGAAAGATCACCTGGATAACATTGAAGTGAGCATCAGCGAGCTTGAAGTTGGTAAATCAGTAAAAGTTAGCGAGATCAACTTGCCTAATTTAACATTGACCAACGCGCAGGAAGATACCATCGTATCGGTTACTACTTCACGTGCATTGCGCCAGGCTGAACAAGAAGCTGGTAAAAAGTAA
- a CDS encoding cyclic nucleotide-binding protein: MKEFIDYILQFGNLNQHQIDLISKKTTEVELRKDEYYLEAGNVSRRFGFIIEGIARVSYFNNKSEEITKYFVDENNILVDLESFENEIPSIAYVQAITDCKIVVFSKKDWQELLNTIVGWDAIVHKIISKALLQKVERISSIVAQDATTSYLTFLEKYPNLANRIPLSYLASYLGITQSSLSRIRKNIR; the protein is encoded by the coding sequence ATGAAAGAATTTATCGACTACATCTTACAGTTTGGAAACTTAAACCAACACCAGATTGACTTGATTTCAAAAAAAACAACTGAAGTGGAACTTCGGAAAGATGAATATTACTTGGAAGCAGGAAACGTTTCCCGAAGGTTCGGCTTCATCATTGAAGGCATTGCCAGAGTTTCATACTTTAATAATAAAAGTGAAGAAATTACAAAATATTTTGTCGACGAAAATAATATTTTGGTGGATTTAGAGAGTTTTGAAAATGAAATCCCTTCAATTGCTTATGTGCAGGCTATTACCGATTGCAAAATTGTTGTATTCTCAAAAAAGGATTGGCAGGAATTGCTGAACACCATTGTTGGTTGGGACGCAATTGTGCACAAAATTATCTCAAAGGCATTGCTACAAAAAGTTGAACGAATCAGCTCAATTGTTGCTCAAGATGCCACAACCAGTTATTTAACTTTTTTAGAAAAGTATCCAAATCTTGCAAACCGTATTCCGCTTTCTTATTTGGCTTCCTATTTAGGCATTACGCAATCTTCATTGAGTAGAATCAGAAAAAATATAAGATAA
- a CDS encoding arsenate reductase: MKVYGITNCNTVKKALDWLKANNVSYEFHDFKKLGISAEKLQEWDGKAGYEKFMNKQGLTYKQLDPEVKAGIKTNADALHLLQQKTSMIKRPVIEKDGFLFFGFDEAIYTKALL; this comes from the coding sequence ATGAAAGTATACGGCATCACCAATTGCAACACGGTTAAAAAAGCGCTCGACTGGCTTAAAGCCAATAACGTATCCTATGAATTCCACGACTTTAAAAAGCTGGGCATAAGCGCCGAAAAACTGCAGGAATGGGATGGCAAAGCGGGCTACGAAAAGTTCATGAACAAGCAGGGCCTTACCTACAAACAGCTGGATCCCGAAGTGAAAGCCGGCATCAAAACCAATGCCGATGCCCTGCACTTGCTGCAGCAAAAAACCAGTATGATCAAACGGCCAGTGATTGAAAAGGATGGATTTTTGTTCTTTGGGTTTGACGAAGCGATTTATACTAAAGCATTATTATAA
- a CDS encoding chlorophyllase yields the protein MKKHISKDKSVISISAVVSMSPVQLLVPNRDHELGVRVSAPVSGTALPIIIFSHGFGSSMDAYAPLVNYWAAHGFVVIQPTFLDSRTLSLNLQDDHSQAIKAYLHNPLKSVMWRYRVDDLKTTLDQLELIEDAVPGLKGRLDKNRIAAVGHSFGAQTTATLLGTRVIGTDGNLSEDFTDSRIKAGILLSVGGCGGEALSPFAKEHFPHLNQSYAEMKVQTLVVAGDHDRSPLTVKGPEWFTDAFYESPGANNLLVLFGGEHMLGGISGYLVKETTDENPERVLAVQQLTWAYLISALYPDDLTWQDTTTLFRDNQSQLGKVISK from the coding sequence ATGAAAAAGCACATATCAAAAGATAAATCAGTTATTTCTATATCAGCAGTCGTTTCTATGAGTCCTGTACAACTTTTAGTTCCAAATCGGGATCATGAACTTGGAGTACGAGTGTCTGCGCCAGTAAGTGGCACGGCTTTACCAATAATTATTTTTTCGCATGGTTTTGGTTCATCAATGGATGCCTATGCTCCACTTGTAAATTACTGGGCTGCTCATGGGTTCGTCGTGATTCAACCCACCTTTCTTGATTCAAGGACACTTAGCCTGAACTTGCAGGACGACCATAGCCAAGCAATTAAAGCATACCTTCATAATCCTTTAAAATCCGTAATGTGGCGATATCGTGTGGATGATTTAAAAACCACACTCGACCAGTTGGAGCTTATTGAAGATGCAGTGCCAGGTCTAAAAGGACGGCTTGACAAAAACCGAATAGCGGCTGTAGGTCATTCTTTTGGGGCCCAAACTACAGCAACCTTATTGGGCACGCGGGTCATTGGTACTGATGGCAATTTAAGTGAGGACTTTACTGATTCCCGGATTAAGGCAGGTATTTTGCTAAGCGTTGGTGGTTGTGGAGGCGAGGCCTTGAGCCCGTTTGCGAAGGAACATTTTCCGCATTTAAATCAAAGTTATGCCGAAATGAAGGTCCAGACACTAGTTGTGGCAGGTGACCACGATAGATCTCCGCTTACAGTTAAGGGCCCGGAGTGGTTCACTGATGCTTTTTACGAGAGTCCGGGGGCAAACAATTTGTTGGTTCTATTTGGTGGGGAGCATATGCTTGGCGGTATCTCTGGGTATCTGGTTAAAGAGACTACGGATGAAAATCCGGAAAGAGTACTTGCTGTACAACAACTTACCTGGGCATATCTCATCAGCGCACTTTATCCCGATGATCTTACCTGGCAAGATACAACGACATTGTTTAGAGATAACCAGAGTCAACTGGGAAAAGTAATAAGTAAATAA
- a CDS encoding aminoacyl-tRNA hydrolase, producing the protein MKYLIVGLGNIGPEYADTRHNIGFMVLDELAKQEGSKFYNMRLAYYTEVTHKARTLYLIKPTTYMNLSGKAVNHWMKELKIPVQNVLVIVDDIALPLGTLRLKPKGSAAGHNGLKHIEATLGNNEYARLRFGVGDHYPKGRQVDYVLSGFDKEELPELPALIDRSIEMIKSFSTVGTELTMTRFNK; encoded by the coding sequence ATGAAATATCTGATCGTAGGTTTAGGAAATATAGGTCCGGAATATGCTGATACACGGCACAATATTGGTTTTATGGTGCTGGATGAACTGGCTAAGCAGGAAGGTTCCAAATTTTACAATATGCGCCTGGCTTATTATACCGAGGTTACGCATAAGGCCCGTACTTTATATCTGATAAAGCCAACCACTTACATGAACCTGAGTGGTAAGGCCGTTAACCACTGGATGAAGGAACTGAAGATACCGGTGCAGAATGTGCTGGTGATTGTTGATGATATAGCCCTGCCATTAGGTACGCTGCGCCTTAAACCCAAAGGCAGCGCTGCCGGCCACAACGGTCTTAAGCACATCGAAGCTACTTTAGGTAACAACGAATACGCCCGGCTGCGTTTTGGTGTGGGTGATCATTACCCTAAAGGCCGCCAGGTTGATTATGTGCTGAGTGGCTTTGACAAAGAAGAATTGCCGGAATTACCTGCACTGATAGACCGTTCTATAGAGATGATCAAAAGCTTCTCTACCGTCGGTACGGAGTTGACGATGACGAGGTTTAATAAGTAG